ggataaaaagTAAATCAATGAGTCCAGATTTTAAGAGTTAAGAAGGCAAGAGgtgagaatgaaaaaaagaaatgattgtcATTAAAGGAGGAGGCAAGACCAACCAAAGATTTTACAGTGACTTAAGTAtacaaatttatttctaggtcACATATACtttgcaaaacaaaatgtaaaagtttATGGATGTCTTTCCTCATATCTGCTCATCCATCAGCTCCATCTTTAAGTCTTCAGTTTTCCAGGACAAACTTACTCACTTTGACATATTGGATTAGGATTTGACCAGATTCCAGATGACTCACAAATGGTTTTCTTCTCCCCAATTAGCTCAGTTCCTTCTGAGCAGCTGAAGGTACATGCAGAGGAAAAGCTGAAGCTGGCCAGGGGGTGACTACAGTTCATGATCCCCAAATCTGGTGCTGATAGAGGCTCACACTGAATcacttcaatgaaaaaaaaaaaaagaaaaaaaaaagacaaaacagtgtTTCTGAGTAGAGACCCTCCCTTGAGCAAAGGATTTTTAGCCAAAGCTGTGTGACTATATTACTTGTGATATTGCTTCCAGGCTTTATTTTCTTGAGAATGATGGAGGGTGGTAAATGAGAGATGAAGGCAAGGAAGCATTGAAAGCCCGTGGGGAGAGGAGTGGCTGCTCCAGGCTGCTGCCCTCGCTAAGGTGACCCTCCACTTCTGCTGGAAGTACCATGTCACATGGCCTGTGCATCAAGGGCTCTTACGGGGTATTCTCAGAGAATCTCCGCCTTTTCACCTGTTCTGATAGCTACCCAAGTGTTTTGAAAAACATCCCAATTCACTGAAGCAAGTCCAAGTTCTGTAAAATTCCAGTAGGTGGGTTGATAGTTTTATGATTTCAATAAGGGATTTTGATAGCACTTCTAAGAATGAAACTACTTAAACTAATGCGTCAGGAACATACTTGTAGAAAATTTAACCAAAACTTCACAAGTTCAGATGACATTGGTTTTCTCCCATATCCAGATAAGGTTGGcagttaaaaacaaagaaaaacaaaacctaccATATTTCAAACTTAAAAAGATCAAGagactgtgtttttgtttttcagttgttaTTCTCCTAAAAGTTTATGCACGAGGAAAAGTAAAAGGTGATTTTAAGAATAAGCCAAATAAAAAAACCAAGAAAGACCTCCACTACCCTGAGAAGGAAATTGGTTGGTGTTAAGTAGGACACCACATAAAACAGGTATTATTGAGATGAGAAGAACCAAATTTAACTGAGGTTCGGCAAGATGTTATTTATGCAATGGcaatgagaaaactaaaaaacataataataaccATGCTGTATTGCTATAAATCATGTTACATACTGGGCAGTGGCTTCAGGGGtatttggtttttactttttgtttgggaggtttttcaaaaaaatttagtaAGAATAAGTCCTTTGAAAAACATCACAGTAGGTTAAACTAAGTTAGGTTAAATTAGACTACTAAGTTTGACTTCTCAGCAAACTTCTACTAAATATTCTGACTGTAAGCCCAGGATCACCGTGACACAGACTCTAGTCTGAAGTTACTCACCTTGACAGGTTGGTTCTGGAGATGACCAGTTTCCAAATGGTCCACAAGTGGTTTCTTCAATCCCAGTTAAGTTTGTTCCCTCAGAGCAGTTGAAGGCACACTGTGAGCTGAAGCTGAAGTCTCCCAAAGGGTGAGTACAGTCCATGGTACCCAGCTTCGGGGGCTCCAAAGGCTCACACTGAATCACTTCAACAGGGAAAGAAACAGTATGGGGAAGAGTTAAGAGGACCTgatgcctggatttgaatcctagctctgccacttgaTAACCATGCGCCTTTAAATAAGGTTACTTGAACCCTccaacttcagtttcttcatctatataaGAAGAATAATGAAATTGTGTTATCTTTATCAAATCGGTATGGAAACTAAATGTAATTCAATTGGCATAAGTCAGGGACCTTAGAACAAAGCCTGACTCATAAGAAATTCTAATTAAACATTAGCTAGTCTTCATATCATTATCTTCAGCATTATCTGGAGGAAGAATCCTTAAATCCAAATAAGTGTAACTGGGAATGACCAGCTTAGTTGGGATATAACTATCACATCAGAGCCCCTGAGTCTACTAGAGTATTGGGAGCAAGACGTTCAGAGAAAGAGGGGGTCTCCATAATAAGCCTTCTCTGCAAGGAGAGAATATAAAAGTCTGGGAAGCATTTTGACCTCAATTCTGTCTTCATCTGTTCTAGCTCAGTTCCAGAATTTTAACTCTTTTGATTTTGACAACCCTCTCCAGAAACTCTATCTATTTCCCTGTTCTGATTGGTGGTACGATAGGTAAATTTAAGACTTGGAAATTAAAGTCTTCACGTTTTAGACCCTGCCATGCCATTTAGTAAACAGTACAACTTTCATGTCTtattcctcatctgtcaaatttAAGCCATTATTGTTACCTTGCTCTAGAGACTTCAATGAAGAATGGACTCAAGGAATCAgaagaatttttgtatttggaaACATAGAGATGAGATTAGGGAGAAAGATGGGAACTAAGAGAAAATGTTACTAtcttttttcattgatttaatGATTATCTGTTGTACATCAAGCATTACTCTAGGGCTTGAAGAGCTTAGATTTCACCCTGTAGGATAAAATGGTAGGTAGAAATTAATGGGTGGATTGTCATGTATGTGTGATGtgttttaattgcttttaatTGATCAGTCTGCCTGTAGTATGAATAATATATTTGAGGGGAGCTAATTTAAAATGGTGGAACTCATCTAACAAGCTATTGCAAGAATCTAGGAGAAAGATAATGAGGGCAATGGTAGTAGAGTTGACAAGTGGAAGACAAACTAGAAAAACACTAAGTTGTAAAAATTGGTAGAATGTTACCCTGCATAAATGTTAGGGGAGTAAAGAGAGTCTCATACCAGGGTGCCCATGTACATGGTGATTCCATATACTGAGATtagaaatacagaaaggaaagCTGACTGGGAACAAATGGTTTTATAGTCTTTTAAACATCCCAAAGGACATCCTTAGCATATTTGAGTTCAGAGCTGGGGATAGGTTTATCGGTCCAAACATCACATAGATTTGTGAGTCCGCAAAAGACAATAAGTTTGACCAAAGGACACATGTAGATTAGAGTCAGAAGAGCGATATACAAAAGATGAAAGCTGAGAAATTATAATAGTTTATGGTCCTGGATAAGTGCTCATGAAGGATCCTAGGAGAATTGATCTCAGGTAGAAGGAGAATGAGGAAAGACTGATATGACAGAAACCAAGACCAAAAAAAGTAAAGTGTTAAAAATGGGTGAAATAGACATACCAATAATCAAAACCCAGGAAAAAGGGTATACCAATAACATAAGGGTTAATCAAAAATGGGGTGAGGGTAAAGTATTAGGAAGGAGTCATAGCCCAGGGATCAAGTGAAATGAGTTAGATCTATAGATCTATTTCAGTTTGttgacattaaaatttatttggattttaattctttattctttacaaacattgcttttttaaaaaattaaattgtctAGTTCAATTCAGGCTTGCAAGCAAGTGCCTGATATATACCAGGCATTTTGTGATTCCCAAAGATGCAATGATAAATAGGACACTTACTGATCTCAAGAAGCTTTCGGCACCAGAGGAGATGAACAAATGAACAGATGACTTCAGCATAGGTGggagaaatgaggaagaaatatgTGGAGCTATCAGAACTAAGAAAACTTCCTAGAAAAAATTGTCTTTGAACTGTGTTTTAAAGATgacatgtttgttggccatgtgCAAAATGAGAGAGAAGGCCACGAACAAAGTCAGTGTGCTACAGAGCACATGTGTTAACTGTGGAGAACTGCAAGAAGGAAAGGAACTACTAGAAGGAAAAAGCAAGATTAACTTCTAGGTAACTCAGCCTCCTAATGATAAATGGCATAGTTTCTTCCAGACCTTAGAGTTCTAATTAACCTAACAAGCTCATTAGATTGTGAGCTTCTTGAGAGCAGGAATCTACCATGCTAATTCCTTATTATAACCCTGACAGCTTTTATTCCAACACTGTGCTCCTTGTGGCACTCAAAAAGACTTGTTGAGAGGTGAATTGAAACGTCATGCTGACTTATGAAATATTTACGGAAAGGTAACAATATTGTGAAAGCAGAGCTTTCTGATCAAAACTTCCCATTTCTCAGAATGGCTAGTATCATTTTGTTCCAACCAGCTTCCATTATAAGCTATAATGATTCCTGTGACTTTAcctaaaaagaagcaaagaaaggaaagagacttaCCAAACTGACACTGGGGCCCATAGTACCCCACATCACAGTTGCAGGTGTAATTATTGATGATTTCTACACATTCTCCATGGCCACTGCATGACCAGGGCTGGCAAGAAGCTTTAAGgaggtcagaaaaaaatattttaatgtgattaCATTTTAGTACTCAAAGTCATTTCTTTAGACATAGATAACCTTTTGTCTGAGATGATTTAAATAATCAGGAAAGGTTTATTTGTAAATTCATAGCATAAAAATCATATGCTaaaatttttacttataaaatacaCTAAGCATATAGCCAtagtcatttatttgcttttggaATGAAACTACCAATACTAATATTCTTTAACACTTATGAGAAACCTAGTGGCATACCTTGAAACTGTTGAAATTACTTGTTTTTAATGAGTGAGAAGGTTAAATGATGACCTGACCTCAGTCATTTCTGCATGCAATTATTTCTTGGCAATCCCTTTCTTTATAGAGATCACAAAGATTAAAAAGTCCAAATTTGCTAAAACAGTAGACTCCAATTTACAAGAGACCATATTAACTATGGTTCACTATTAAAACATCACTTGGAAAATCCTGGCTATTTTGGAATTGTAaaagattttacagaaatattcaTACACCAAAGATAGtgcaatttttatataaaattatataaggtTAGACCAAGAAGGAAGCATGTGGCAGCACACTGTCTACTTCACAATGTGAAAACTGAGGTGGTGTGAGCCTGAGTTTCCCACTGGCCCCAGCTGTCAGCTTCTCCTCCCCTGCCTTATTATCAAAGGCACTGACTGTCTAATTCTTCCTCTGTACTTCCTACATACACCTATCATTTTGATGTCACTTGATTTAGGGGTATAGCTTTTGTGCACAGGGACACATCTTGTACACCAAAAATTCTTAGAAGTGACATGATGCAAGATTATATAGAGGGCTAGATGTATTTTAGAATGAACTGGCGGCTGTTCTCATCCTCCAACCTTTCCATGGGGTAAATCTGATTATTCTCTTCACTGTGGTCCTTCCTGAGTCTGAGGTAGATAGCCGTCTTGTCATTCCCTACCTGTGTAACAGAGGGCTGCCTTTGGTTTGTGGCAGGCGTCATCATTCCATTTGCCcgcatctttctttctcttgatatAGATCTCCACGCAGTCCTccttgtttttcttgttgttgggCTCCCCATCTCCCCAGTTCTCTGCTTCTTGAGTGAGAGATTTGTTGGTTCCCACCCACGTCCATATGCCTCCTATCTTCCGGATTCCTATCCAGTAGTAAGAAGGACTGAAAGGCAGAGTCTTCTCCAGATACTCAATTTCTGCCTTGTTTTGTATGGCAACTAAATCTGTGTAATTCTCTCGGCAGAATCTTCTAGCCTTTTGCCAGTTCATGGGATTTTCAGAATAATGGTAAGTCCAGCAGTCGGTTCCATGATGTGCCAGGAAATCTGCAAGACATCAGTGTGACCTATGCAGACTTACATAATGTTACAGCTAAAAAGTACCTAGCACTACTCCAGGCTGAACCAGAcacttagagatgaggaaacagagcctAAGAGTGTGTGTGACCATCTCAGGATCACGGAATAGTTGTTTCCAGATTTGAAGTAGAACCTAGGCCTTCTGGCTTGAATATCAAATGCTTTTACCTAAGGttctattttaaacaaatttagtggctttctaggtttattttcttattaatttttttctcaaaattatttcagGTGAAATTTAACCAACATATTTTAGACATtcatattcctttttctttgtagCTGTTAATGATTTACAACTAATTACAGTGTAATATCATATAACTATATAATTTACAGTATACTTTTTAAATCCTGGAATAATTTCTTGAAGGCCAACACATGTGTACCTATGGGAGAAGCATAATAAGGACAGGAAAAACAGTGACATTCTTTTAAGTAAtctcttttatataaaaaatattttatttttaccataggAAGAACTGCTTCTGGAAAAGCCCAATATACCACTCACCTCTTACATATCtaactgtataattttaaaaaagaacaatttacAAAGCCAAATGATATAGGGATTATGAAATTGATGAGATCATGTTCTATACACAGACTGAACTGATGATGTTTAATAAACATATGGACCCATCAAATATGAGGGCTTTAAAGATATCTAATTAAACACATAATTACACAATGACTTCATAATAATATATGGCATTCTAAGCATGGTATGATCTACGTGCATCACTATTTAATACAGTAAAGAAACAGATATAATTGATGGTAAAGAGCatcataaaataaacattttgaacaGAGTTTTGAATGAGCATTCCACTAGAATGCAAGTTCTAAGAGGGAAAAAACGGTCGTGTCCACTGCTGTAATCTTAGTGCCTAGCATAAATTTCACACATTGTAGGGACTCAGATAATACCTGTTGTATGAAAAGAGCACTAAGTTTCCATGTGACACAGTGCGGACATGGTATAAGAAATGTGTGAAGGGGAGAGTTAGCATGTTTGCTTGGCTACAGCTGAAAATCCAGGCTAGGGAGTAAGAAGAC
This region of Macaca fascicularis isolate 582-1 chromosome 1, T2T-MFA8v1.1 genomic DNA includes:
- the SELL gene encoding L-selectin, with translation MGCRRTREGPSKAMIFPRKCQSTQRDLWNIFKLWGWTMLCCDFLAHHGTDCWTYHYSENPMNWQKARRFCRENYTDLVAIQNKAEIEYLEKTLPFSPSYYWIGIRKIGGIWTWVGTNKSLTQEAENWGDGEPNNKKNKEDCVEIYIKRKKDAGKWNDDACHKPKAALCYTASCQPWSCSGHGECVEIINNYTCNCDVGYYGPQCQFVIQCEPLEPPKLGTMDCTHPLGDFSFSSQCAFNCSEGTNLTGIEETTCGPFGNWSSPEPTCQVIQCEPLSAPDLGIMNCSHPLASFSFSSACTFSCSEGTELIGEKKTICESSGIWSNPNPICQKLDRSFSMIKEGDYNPLFIPVAVMVTAFSGLAFIIWLARRLKKGKKSKKSMDDPY